A genomic segment from Halorubrum depositum encodes:
- a CDS encoding metallophosphoesterase family protein, with amino-acid sequence MKVGLISDVHANLPALEAVLDDMPAVDRVVCAGDVIGYNPWPAECVERVREVAAKTVRGNHDRTVETPERYRANRMAEAGLEHAKETLSDDQLAWLRGLPRAETFAGGRYLLVHSHPAAEREDAYVYPEEFPNLDRHMGDYDGIVLGHTHVQGKRAVAGGVVVNPGSVGQPRDGDPDAGYAVLDAATDEVDLERVAYDVDRVSEAVADAGLPERTAERLYQGK; translated from the coding sequence CGTCCACGCGAACCTCCCGGCGCTCGAAGCGGTCCTCGACGACATGCCCGCAGTCGACCGGGTCGTCTGCGCCGGCGACGTGATCGGGTACAACCCGTGGCCGGCCGAGTGCGTCGAGCGCGTGCGCGAGGTGGCGGCGAAGACGGTCAGGGGGAACCACGACCGCACGGTCGAAACCCCCGAGCGGTACCGCGCCAACCGCATGGCCGAGGCCGGGCTCGAACACGCGAAGGAGACGCTCTCGGACGACCAGCTCGCGTGGCTGCGCGGGCTCCCGCGCGCCGAGACGTTCGCGGGTGGCCGGTACCTGCTGGTCCATTCGCACCCCGCGGCCGAGCGCGAGGACGCCTACGTCTACCCCGAGGAGTTCCCGAACCTCGACCGACACATGGGCGACTACGACGGGATCGTCCTCGGGCACACGCACGTGCAGGGGAAGCGGGCCGTCGCCGGCGGCGTCGTCGTCAACCCCGGCAGCGTCGGCCAGCCGCGCGACGGCGACCCGGACGCGGGGTACGCCGTGCTCGACGCGGCGACCGACGAGGTGGACCTCGAGCGGGTCGCGTACGACGTCGACCGCGTGAGCGAGGCGGTCGCCGACGCCGGGCTCCCCGAGCGCACCGCGGAGCGGTTGTATCAGGGGAAGTGA
- a CDS encoding NAD(P)/FAD-dependent oxidoreductase: MSSSDDEYEIAVVGGGPAGLTTALYGARLGHETVLIDRGGGRAAMMADTHNVIGVTEDVSGNEFLATGREQVESYGGAFERGFVTDVTETEDGRFRLTTNDAEILADRVVLATGFSDERPDPPLPRTGKGLHYCLHCDAYMFVDEPVYVMGHGEAAAHVAMIMLNVTDDVDLLTRGAEPTWSEETAARLEAHPVDIVHEDVTGVENDPESGWLEALEFEDGSRREYRGGFPMYGSDYNTALAEGLGCDLTESGEVDVDDHGRTSVEGVFAVGDLTPGHNQVPVAMGQGAKAGLAIHKDVREFPRSTEAIARDGPVDADEVPAIPPELMATAVAHEGHAGGPREGADREIEPEAPAADDD, encoded by the coding sequence ATGAGTTCGTCCGACGACGAGTACGAGATCGCTGTGGTCGGCGGCGGGCCGGCCGGGTTGACGACCGCGCTGTACGGGGCCCGACTGGGCCACGAGACAGTGCTGATCGACCGCGGCGGCGGGCGCGCGGCGATGATGGCCGACACGCACAACGTGATCGGCGTCACCGAGGACGTCTCCGGCAACGAGTTCCTCGCGACCGGCCGCGAGCAGGTGGAGTCGTACGGCGGGGCCTTCGAGCGCGGCTTCGTCACCGACGTGACCGAGACCGAGGACGGCCGCTTCCGGCTGACGACGAACGACGCCGAGATCCTCGCCGACCGCGTCGTGCTCGCGACCGGCTTCTCCGACGAGCGCCCGGACCCGCCGCTCCCGCGGACGGGGAAGGGGCTCCACTACTGCCTCCACTGCGACGCCTACATGTTCGTCGACGAGCCGGTGTACGTGATGGGCCACGGCGAGGCCGCCGCCCACGTCGCGATGATCATGCTGAACGTCACCGACGACGTGGATCTGCTGACCCGCGGTGCGGAGCCGACGTGGAGCGAGGAGACCGCCGCACGGCTGGAGGCGCACCCCGTCGATATCGTCCATGAAGACGTGACCGGCGTCGAGAACGACCCCGAATCCGGCTGGCTCGAGGCGCTGGAGTTCGAGGACGGGTCGCGCCGCGAGTACCGCGGCGGCTTCCCGATGTACGGCTCCGACTACAACACCGCCCTGGCCGAGGGGCTCGGCTGCGACCTCACCGAGAGCGGCGAGGTCGACGTCGACGACCACGGGCGCACCAGCGTCGAGGGCGTGTTCGCGGTCGGCGACCTCACCCCCGGCCACAACCAGGTCCCCGTCGCGATGGGACAGGGCGCGAAGGCCGGGCTGGCCATCCACAAGGACGTCCGCGAGTTCCCGCGCTCGACCGAGGCGATCGCCCGCGACGGCCCCGTCGACGCCGACGAGGTGCCCGCCATCCCCCCTGAGCTCATGGCGACCGCGGTCGCCCACGAGGGGCACGCCGGCGGCCCGCGCGAGGGGGCGGACCGCGAGATCGAACCCGAGGCGCCCGCGGCCGACGACGACTGA